The following proteins are co-located in the Myroides profundi genome:
- a CDS encoding ribonucleoside-diphosphate reductase subunit alpha, whose protein sequence is MYVIKRDGRREPVSFDKITDRIRILCYELNEFVDPVKVAMRVIEGLYDGVATSELDNLAAETAASMTVTHPDYALLAARIAVSNLHKNTKKVFSETVEDLYRYVNPRTGQEAPLIADDVYEVIKKHSDRLDSTIIYQRDFNYDYFGFKTLERSYLLKLNGKIVERPQHMLMRVAVGIHLDDIDSVIETYELMSKKYFTHATPTLFNSGTPKPQMSSCFLLTMKDDSIEGIYDTLKQTAKISQSAGGIGLSIHNVRATGSYIRGTNGTSNGIVPMLRVYNDTARYVDQGGGKRKGSFAIYLEPWHADVFDFIELRKNHGKEEMRARDLFLALWINDLFMQRVEADEKWTLMCPNECPGLCDVYREEFEQLYLKYENEGKGRRTIKARELWEAVLEAQIETGTPYMLYKDAANAKSNQKNLGVIRSSNLCTEIMEYTSPDEVAVCNLASISLPMFVEDGQFNHQFLFDVTKRITRNLNRVIDRNYYPVEEAYNSNMRHRPVGLGVQGLADAFIMMRMPFTSPEAKQLNQEIFETIYFAALTASMEMAKEEGAYSTFEGSPISKGEFQYNMWGVKDEELSGRWDWASLRKEVMASGVRNSLLLAPMPTASTSQILGNNEAFEPYTSNIYTRRVLSGEFIVVNKHLLKDLVELGLWNEDLKQEIMRANGSIQHIDFIPADIRELYKTVWELSMKDIIDMSRQRGYFIDQSQSLNLFMEGANYAKLTSMHFYAWKSGLKTGMYYLRTKSAVDAIKFTLNNEKKANPNAIEEVEQVSVEDYQAMLQRARMAANNDEDCEMCGS, encoded by the coding sequence ATGTACGTAATAAAAAGAGACGGAAGAAGAGAGCCTGTAAGTTTTGACAAGATTACAGACCGAATTAGAATACTGTGTTATGAGCTAAATGAGTTCGTAGATCCTGTAAAGGTAGCGATGAGAGTTATCGAAGGATTATACGATGGAGTAGCTACTTCTGAATTAGATAATCTGGCAGCGGAGACAGCGGCTTCTATGACTGTGACGCATCCAGACTATGCGCTGTTAGCCGCTAGAATAGCAGTGTCTAATTTACATAAGAATACTAAAAAAGTATTCTCAGAAACAGTAGAAGATTTATATAGATATGTTAACCCTCGTACAGGACAGGAAGCCCCACTTATCGCTGACGATGTGTATGAGGTGATTAAAAAGCATAGTGACAGATTAGATTCTACTATTATCTATCAACGCGATTTTAACTATGACTACTTTGGTTTTAAGACATTAGAGCGTTCTTATTTATTAAAGCTTAATGGTAAGATAGTAGAGCGTCCTCAACATATGCTTATGCGTGTAGCGGTAGGGATACACTTAGATGATATTGATTCTGTTATAGAAACATATGAATTGATGTCTAAGAAGTATTTTACACATGCTACGCCAACATTATTTAATTCAGGAACACCTAAGCCTCAGATGTCATCTTGTTTCTTATTGACAATGAAGGATGATAGTATTGAAGGGATATATGATACCTTAAAACAAACAGCTAAGATTTCTCAATCAGCTGGAGGTATAGGTCTTTCTATTCACAATGTACGTGCAACAGGATCTTATATCAGAGGGACGAATGGTACTTCTAACGGTATCGTGCCTATGCTACGTGTGTATAATGATACGGCTAGATATGTAGACCAAGGTGGGGGTAAACGTAAAGGTAGCTTTGCTATTTACTTAGAGCCATGGCATGCAGATGTATTTGACTTTATCGAATTGAGAAAGAACCACGGTAAAGAAGAAATGCGTGCACGTGATTTGTTCCTTGCTCTATGGATCAATGATCTATTCATGCAACGTGTGGAGGCTGATGAGAAATGGACTTTAATGTGTCCTAATGAGTGCCCTGGCCTTTGTGATGTGTATAGAGAAGAGTTCGAACAACTTTATCTGAAGTATGAGAATGAAGGTAAAGGTAGACGTACAATCAAGGCACGTGAATTATGGGAAGCAGTTCTAGAGGCTCAGATAGAGACAGGAACACCTTATATGCTTTATAAAGATGCGGCTAATGCGAAGTCAAATCAGAAGAATCTAGGTGTGATTAGATCATCTAATTTATGTACTGAGATTATGGAGTACACTTCTCCAGATGAAGTAGCGGTATGTAATTTGGCATCAATCTCATTGCCAATGTTCGTAGAGGATGGTCAATTTAATCATCAGTTCTTATTTGATGTAACGAAGCGTATTACACGTAACTTAAATAGAGTTATTGATAGAAACTATTATCCTGTAGAAGAGGCGTATAATTCTAATATGCGTCATAGACCTGTAGGATTAGGAGTACAAGGATTAGCAGATGCATTTATCATGATGAGAATGCCATTCACTAGTCCAGAAGCAAAGCAATTAAATCAAGAGATATTCGAAACGATATATTTTGCTGCTTTAACTGCCTCTATGGAGATGGCTAAAGAAGAAGGAGCATATTCTACGTTTGAGGGATCGCCTATTTCTAAAGGAGAGTTCCAATACAATATGTGGGGTGTGAAAGATGAGGAATTAAGTGGAAGATGGGATTGGGCTTCTTTGAGAAAAGAAGTAATGGCTAGCGGAGTGAGAAACTCTTTATTATTAGCTCCAATGCCTACAGCATCTACTTCTCAAATCTTAGGAAATAATGAGGCATTCGAACCTTATACATCGAATATTTACACTAGACGTGTGTTGTCAGGAGAGTTTATTGTTGTTAATAAACATTTATTGAAAGACCTTGTAGAGTTAGGGCTTTGGAATGAAGATTTAAAACAAGAAATCATGCGTGCGAATGGTTCTATTCAACATATTGACTTTATACCTGCTGATATTAGAGAGTTGTATAAAACGGTATGGGAACTTAGTATGAAAGATATCATTGATATGTCCCGTCAACGTGGATATTTCATTGATCAGTCTCAATCTCTAAACTTGTTTATGGAAGGAGCGAACTATGCTAAGTTAACTTCTATGCACTTCTATGCTTGGAAGTCAGGCTTAAAGACAGGAATGTATTATTTGCGTACAAAGTCTGCTGTAGACGCGATTAAGTTTACTTTAAATAATGAGAAGAAAGCTAATCCAAATGCTATAGAAGAAGTAGAGCAGGTGTCTGTAGAAGATTATCAAGCGATGTTACAGCGTGCTAGAATGGCTGCTAATAATGACGAAGATTGTGAAATGTGTGGATCATAA
- a CDS encoding polyprenyl synthetase family protein yields the protein MQSIVKYKEQISEFIDSISLSGTPKELYEPISYILSLGGKQIRPVLTLMAADVFGIDPKKAIHAATAIELFHNFSLMHDDIMDDAPLRRGHQTVHEKWNTNTAILSGDAMLILAYQYFENYESDTFRDLAKLFSKTAIEVCEGQQWDICFENRNDVSIPEYIQMIKFKTAVLVGAALKMGAIVAGSSQKNAEDIYDFGINLGIAFQLQDDYLDAFGDAATFGKQVGGDILENKKTFLYLKAVMNANESQREELVNYFSSTEQNAEEKVTRVKELFMETGSANDSKNLIEEYTIKALAILDQMDIAEDKKQQLRTFSHELMDRRV from the coding sequence ATGCAATCAATAGTTAAGTATAAAGAGCAGATTTCTGAATTTATAGATTCGATTTCTTTATCAGGTACTCCAAAGGAACTTTACGAACCGATCTCATATATATTATCATTAGGGGGAAAACAAATTCGACCAGTATTGACTTTAATGGCAGCTGATGTTTTTGGTATTGATCCTAAGAAAGCCATTCACGCAGCTACGGCTATCGAATTATTTCACAACTTCTCTTTAATGCATGATGATATTATGGATGATGCACCACTGAGAAGAGGGCATCAGACTGTACATGAGAAGTGGAATACCAATACGGCTATCTTGTCTGGAGATGCGATGTTAATTTTGGCTTATCAGTATTTTGAAAACTATGAGAGCGATACGTTCCGCGACTTAGCTAAACTGTTTAGCAAAACGGCTATTGAAGTATGTGAAGGACAGCAATGGGATATCTGTTTCGAGAATAGAAATGATGTGAGTATTCCGGAGTATATTCAGATGATTAAGTTTAAGACTGCAGTACTCGTAGGGGCAGCCTTAAAGATGGGGGCTATCGTAGCAGGTAGTAGCCAGAAGAATGCTGAGGATATCTATGACTTTGGTATTAACTTAGGGATTGCGTTCCAGTTACAAGATGATTATTTAGACGCATTCGGTGATGCAGCTACATTTGGTAAACAAGTGGGAGGTGATATTTTAGAAAACAAAAAGACATTCTTATATCTAAAAGCAGTAATGAATGCAAATGAATCACAACGTGAGGAATTAGTAAACTATTTCTCTAGTACAGAACAGAATGCAGAGGAGAAAGTAACTCGTGTGAAAGAGTTGTTTATGGAGACAGGTTCTGCTAATGATTCTAAAAACTTGATCGAGGAGTACACGATTAAAGCATTAGCTATCTTAGACCAAATGGATATTGCGGAAGATAAAAAACAGCAATTGAGAACATTTAGTCATGAACTAATGGATAGAAGAGTATAA
- the odhB gene encoding 2-oxoglutarate dehydrogenase complex dihydrolipoyllysine-residue succinyltransferase produces the protein MSILEMKVPSPGESITEVEIATWLVKDGDYVEKDQAIAEVDSDKATLELPAEESGIITLKAEEGDAVAVGQVVCLIDMSAAKPAGGASTEAKPAQEAPKAEAPKAEPVQAAATTYATGSASPAAKKILDEKSINPATVTGTGKDGRITKEDAVNAKASMGTPTGGPRGEERKKMSMLRRKVAERLVEAKNTTAMLTTFNEVNLTNVNKLRAEYKDAFKAKHGVGLGFMSFFTKAVTRALELYPDVNSMIDGQDQIKFDFADISIAVSGPKGLMVPVVRNAELLSFRGVEAEIKRLAIRARDGQITVDEMTGGTFTITNGGVFGSMLSTPIINPPQSAILGMHNIIERPIAVDGKVEIHPMMYVALSYDHRIIDGRESVGFLVAIKEALENPTELLLGNNPKKAFEL, from the coding sequence ATGAGCATCTTAGAAATGAAAGTTCCTTCGCCAGGTGAATCAATTACTGAAGTTGAAATCGCTACATGGTTAGTAAAAGATGGAGATTACGTTGAAAAAGACCAAGCTATTGCTGAAGTAGATTCAGATAAAGCAACTTTAGAATTACCAGCTGAAGAAAGTGGTATTATCACTTTAAAAGCAGAAGAAGGTGACGCTGTTGCTGTAGGGCAAGTAGTTTGTTTAATCGATATGAGTGCTGCAAAACCTGCAGGAGGTGCTTCTACAGAAGCTAAACCAGCTCAAGAGGCTCCTAAAGCAGAAGCTCCTAAAGCTGAACCTGTGCAAGCTGCAGCTACTACTTATGCTACTGGAAGTGCATCTCCAGCTGCTAAGAAAATTTTAGATGAGAAAAGCATCAACCCAGCTACTGTAACTGGTACAGGTAAAGATGGTAGAATCACTAAAGAAGATGCAGTAAACGCAAAAGCTTCTATGGGTACACCAACTGGAGGACCTAGAGGAGAAGAGCGCAAAAAAATGTCTATGTTACGTCGTAAAGTAGCTGAGCGTCTAGTAGAAGCTAAAAACACGACTGCTATGTTAACTACATTCAACGAAGTTAACTTAACTAACGTAAACAAATTAAGAGCTGAGTACAAAGATGCTTTCAAAGCTAAGCATGGTGTAGGATTAGGATTTATGTCTTTCTTCACTAAAGCTGTTACTCGTGCTTTAGAATTATATCCAGACGTGAACTCTATGATCGATGGTCAAGACCAAATCAAGTTTGACTTCGCTGATATCTCTATCGCTGTATCAGGACCTAAAGGTCTAATGGTGCCAGTAGTGAGAAATGCTGAGTTATTATCTTTCCGTGGTGTTGAGGCTGAAATCAAGCGTTTAGCTATCAGAGCTCGTGATGGACAAATCACTGTAGATGAGATGACAGGTGGTACATTCACTATTACTAATGGTGGTGTATTCGGATCTATGTTATCTACTCCAATTATCAACCCTCCACAGTCTGCTATCTTAGGTATGCACAATATCATTGAGCGTCCTATCGCTGTAGATGGAAAAGTTGAGATTCACCCAATGATGTATGTGGCGTTATCTTATGACCACAGAATCATCGACGGACGTGAGTCAGTAGGTTTCTTAGTAGCTATTAAAGAAGCTTTAGAGAACCCAACTGAATTATTATTAGGTAATAATCCTAAGAAAGCTTTCGAACTTTAG
- a CDS encoding ribonucleotide-diphosphate reductase subunit beta, which produces MAVQEPILTENKNRFVIFPIKHHDIWDWYKKMEASFWTAEEIDLHQDLSDWNNKLNEDERYFIKHILAFFAASDGIVNENLAENFVNEVQYAEAKFFYGFQIMMENIHSETYSLLIDTYVKNEEDKDRLFRAIEVFPAIMKKAEWALKWIESDSFAERLIAFAAVEGIFFSGAFCSIFWLKKRGLMPGLTFSNELISRDEGVHCDFAVHLHNHHLINKVPKERIREILVDALNIEREFITESLPVSLIGMNSTLMTQYLEFVTDRLLVELGCAKEYNVGNPFDFMDMISLQGKTNFFEKRVSEYQKAGVISKEEGGNKISFDADF; this is translated from the coding sequence ATGGCTGTTCAAGAACCAATTTTAACTGAAAACAAAAATAGATTCGTAATATTTCCTATCAAACATCATGATATTTGGGACTGGTATAAGAAGATGGAAGCTAGCTTTTGGACAGCAGAAGAGATTGATTTGCATCAAGATTTATCTGATTGGAACAATAAGCTAAATGAAGATGAACGTTATTTTATCAAACATATCCTTGCTTTCTTCGCTGCATCTGATGGTATCGTGAATGAAAACTTAGCAGAGAACTTCGTGAATGAGGTACAGTACGCTGAGGCAAAGTTCTTCTATGGATTCCAGATTATGATGGAGAATATTCACAGTGAGACTTATTCTTTACTTATCGATACGTATGTGAAGAACGAGGAAGATAAAGATAGATTATTCAGAGCTATAGAGGTGTTCCCGGCTATTATGAAAAAAGCTGAATGGGCACTGAAGTGGATAGAGTCAGATTCGTTTGCAGAACGTTTAATCGCTTTTGCAGCTGTAGAAGGTATCTTCTTCTCAGGAGCATTTTGTTCTATTTTCTGGTTAAAGAAAAGAGGGCTTATGCCAGGTCTTACATTCTCAAATGAATTAATATCTAGAGATGAAGGAGTACACTGTGACTTCGCAGTACACTTACATAATCACCACTTGATTAATAAAGTTCCTAAAGAGCGTATTAGAGAAATCTTAGTAGATGCTTTAAATATAGAAAGAGAGTTTATTACAGAGTCTTTACCTGTTAGTTTAATTGGTATGAACTCTACATTAATGACTCAGTATTTAGAGTTTGTGACAGATAGATTATTAGTGGAGTTAGGTTGTGCGAAAGAGTATAATGTAGGTAATCCTTTTGACTTTATGGATATGATTTCTCTACAAGGTAAGACAAACTTCTTCGAAAAGCGTGTGTCTGAATACCAGAAAGCTGGAGTGATTTCTAAAGAAGAAGGAGGTAATAAGATTAGCTTCGACGCAGATTTTTAA
- a CDS encoding TetR/AcrR family transcriptional regulator: METLILEKATQMFLSQGFKTVTMDDIAAELSISKKTIYQHYASKPELIEKALASINAKFLFTIEQTLKEGKEAIPEILAAHDDINETFLIDSSACFYQLTKYYPKLAQKQKVFHEKKYVRLIEQNLEKGIKEGVYRSEIDIDYVARFHIASLVAIEDLDYFPDSDYSHLEIHALHLEYHIRSIATDKGLKIFKELTQKNR, translated from the coding sequence ATGGAAACCCTAATATTAGAAAAAGCAACCCAAATGTTTCTTAGCCAAGGCTTTAAAACAGTGACTATGGATGATATCGCAGCTGAGCTGAGTATCTCTAAAAAAACAATCTACCAACACTATGCTTCTAAACCAGAATTAATAGAAAAAGCACTAGCGAGTATCAATGCTAAATTTCTGTTCACAATAGAACAGACGCTTAAAGAAGGGAAAGAGGCAATACCCGAAATCCTAGCCGCGCATGATGATATCAATGAGACTTTCTTAATAGACTCCTCTGCTTGCTTCTATCAGCTAACGAAGTATTATCCTAAACTAGCGCAAAAGCAAAAGGTATTCCATGAGAAGAAATACGTTCGCCTTATAGAACAGAACCTTGAAAAAGGAATCAAAGAAGGAGTATATCGCTCTGAGATAGACATAGACTATGTAGCTAGATTTCACATCGCATCCTTAGTCGCTATCGAAGACCTAGACTACTTCCCTGATTCAGATTATAGTCATCTAGAGATACATGCACTACACCTAGAGTATCATATCCGCAGTATTGCTACGGATAAAGGATTAAAAATATTCAAAGAATTAACTCAGAAGAATAGATAA
- a CDS encoding TolC family protein has translation MKTFKITLITLLATFIVNAQEPLSLKDALHYALQHKAEAKQASLDIENSQYQIEEVRANALPRIDIEANLLNNVKIQEMPLTMGGQTQMIPFNLKWNSSITATASQVLFNQAVFMGLKAARTAKEFYIINKELTDEQIIEKVASTYYQVYQTKAMLKTIETTIESTTKIKDIIENLHSNGLATQIDLDRTKVSLSNIKATRQKIVNAIDLQENALKFFMGMDVNTPIAMPDTTFTVDDSGILAENRIDDRTEIHLLEKQKDLLEYKRKSIVADYYPSLAAFGNFAYQGLGDKLPWGGSTADKVYWMNTSAVGLQLKIPVFSGFATRSKVRQVEIEQKKVDVQIHDVKEALSLDFSNAQKSLENALITIDIQKDNVGLAKNILSNIQNNYKHGLASLTDLLNAENAYTEAENNYTTSMLDYKLAQIQLIKAQGELKTLLD, from the coding sequence ATGAAGACATTTAAAATAACGCTTATTACACTATTAGCGACTTTTATTGTAAATGCACAGGAACCTTTAAGTCTTAAAGATGCACTGCACTATGCCTTACAGCACAAAGCTGAGGCTAAGCAAGCTAGTCTAGATATCGAGAACAGTCAGTATCAGATAGAAGAAGTCAGAGCGAATGCACTACCTCGTATAGATATAGAAGCGAACTTACTGAACAATGTGAAGATACAGGAGATGCCTCTGACCATGGGTGGACAGACACAGATGATTCCTTTCAATCTAAAGTGGAACTCTAGTATCACTGCTACAGCGTCACAAGTACTGTTTAACCAAGCTGTCTTCATGGGACTTAAAGCGGCACGTACTGCTAAAGAATTTTACATCATCAATAAAGAGCTTACAGATGAGCAAATTATAGAGAAAGTAGCGAGTACTTACTATCAGGTATACCAGACAAAAGCTATGCTGAAGACGATAGAGACTACGATAGAGAGTACTACGAAGATTAAGGATATTATAGAGAACCTACACAGCAATGGACTGGCTACGCAGATAGACCTAGACCGTACTAAGGTGAGTCTTAGTAATATCAAAGCTACTAGACAGAAGATCGTCAATGCGATAGACTTACAAGAGAATGCACTAAAGTTCTTTATGGGAATGGATGTGAACACACCTATCGCAATGCCAGACACGACTTTCACAGTAGATGACAGTGGTATACTAGCAGAGAATAGAATAGATGACAGAACAGAAATACACCTATTAGAGAAACAAAAAGACCTACTAGAGTACAAGAGAAAATCTATCGTTGCAGACTATTATCCATCATTAGCAGCCTTCGGAAACTTCGCTTATCAAGGGCTTGGGGACAAACTACCATGGGGAGGTTCTACAGCAGATAAAGTGTATTGGATGAATACCTCAGCAGTAGGATTACAACTAAAGATACCTGTGTTTAGTGGGTTTGCTACACGCTCTAAGGTGAGACAAGTAGAAATCGAACAAAAGAAAGTGGATGTACAGATACACGATGTGAAAGAGGCACTATCACTAGACTTTAGCAATGCACAGAAGTCATTAGAGAATGCTCTGATCACCATAGATATCCAAAAAGACAATGTAGGCCTAGCTAAAAACATCTTGTCTAATATCCAGAATAACTATAAGCACGGTCTAGCTTCACTAACAGACTTACTCAATGCTGAGAATGCGTATACGGAGGCAGAGAATAACTATACTACATCTATGCTAGACTATAAACTAGCACAGATCCAATTAATAAAAGCTCAAGGAGAGTTAAAGACATTATTAGATTAA
- a CDS encoding 2-oxoglutarate dehydrogenase E1 component: MDRYSFLNAAHTAFFADLYDQYLESPDSVEPSWRAFFQGFDFANEYNGGPVEQLSQAYTSSNSVGVDSSAQLGQLQKEFAVLKLIDAYRTYGHLLTKTNPLRDRKVEHPDLSLEKFGLSQADLNVNFEAAKTIQLPTTTLGQIIAQLEKIYCTTLGIEYKYITDEAAVQWIQNHYEATEAKFDSEEKKEILHKLIEAVSFENFLNTKYVGQKRFSLEGLEAAIPAMDFMMDAAAEKGVEEIVVGMAHRGRLNVLANVFHKPAQDIFAEFDGKDYDAVEGFDGDVKYHLGLTSTRKTRSGKEIHVNLTPNPSHLETVGAVIEGIARAKQDTIFVNEPSKVLPIALHGDAAIAGQGIVYEIVQMAKLRGYKTEGTIHIVLNNQVGFTTNYSDGRSSTYSTDVAKVTQSPVLHVNADDTEAAVRAFLFALDYRMHFGTDVFIDLVGYRKYGHNEGDEPKFTQPILYKLISKHPNSRNIYNARLLEDKVVDDAFVKSLEKQYKDALEQELSTSREKEFAKVRTFMEENWDGFHIAGRDKMVADYDTKVSKEKLTAIAEVITALPGDKKFINKVTRLIGDRKAMFFEKDALDWAMGELLAYGTLLTDGYDVRMSGQDVERGTFSHRHAVVKTEDTEESIILLNQLKEQNGQMRIFNSLLAEYAVLGFEYGYALTNPNTLTIWEAQFGDFSNGAQIMMDQYISAAEDKWSNQNGIVMLLPHGYENQGAEHSSARLERYLQLCAESNMFVTNVTTPANFFHLMRRQMITDFRKPLINMSPKSLLRHPAAVSSISDFTDGKFQYVIDDANVNAADVKSVVLCSGKFYYDLVAKREELGRKDIAFVRIEQLFPLPIEQIAEVLAKYTNADDFVWGQEEPRNMGAYGHMLMNFDLKPLRYAGNQAFSAPASGSSVRSKKRYAEAIAKVFDKNL, from the coding sequence ATGGATAGATATTCCTTTTTAAATGCGGCACACACTGCATTTTTTGCAGATTTATATGATCAATATTTAGAAAGCCCAGATAGCGTAGAGCCAAGCTGGAGAGCTTTCTTTCAGGGATTTGACTTTGCAAATGAATACAATGGTGGGCCTGTTGAGCAATTATCACAAGCTTATACGTCAAGTAATAGTGTTGGTGTAGATAGTTCAGCGCAGTTAGGGCAACTTCAAAAGGAGTTTGCTGTATTAAAATTAATTGACGCTTACAGAACTTATGGGCATTTATTGACTAAAACAAACCCATTAAGAGACAGAAAAGTAGAGCATCCAGATTTGAGTTTAGAGAAGTTTGGTCTTTCTCAAGCAGATTTGAATGTTAATTTTGAGGCTGCAAAAACAATACAACTACCAACTACTACATTGGGACAAATCATTGCCCAATTAGAGAAAATTTACTGTACTACATTAGGTATTGAGTACAAGTACATCACTGATGAAGCTGCTGTACAATGGATTCAAAATCACTATGAGGCTACAGAGGCAAAATTTGATAGTGAAGAGAAGAAAGAAATTCTGCACAAGTTAATTGAGGCAGTGTCTTTTGAAAACTTCCTAAATACAAAATACGTTGGACAAAAACGTTTCTCACTAGAGGGTCTAGAAGCTGCAATACCAGCAATGGACTTTATGATGGACGCTGCTGCTGAAAAAGGAGTAGAAGAGATCGTAGTAGGGATGGCACACCGTGGACGTCTTAATGTATTAGCTAACGTATTCCACAAACCTGCACAAGATATCTTTGCTGAATTTGACGGTAAAGATTATGATGCTGTTGAAGGTTTTGACGGAGACGTTAAGTATCACTTAGGTCTTACATCTACACGTAAGACTCGTTCTGGAAAAGAGATCCATGTTAACTTAACTCCTAACCCTTCTCACTTAGAGACTGTAGGGGCAGTTATCGAAGGTATCGCTAGAGCGAAACAAGATACTATCTTTGTAAACGAACCATCTAAAGTTTTACCTATCGCTCTTCACGGAGATGCTGCAATTGCTGGACAAGGAATTGTTTATGAAATTGTACAGATGGCTAAACTTAGAGGGTATAAGACAGAAGGTACAATTCACATTGTATTAAACAACCAAGTTGGTTTTACAACTAACTATTCTGATGGTCGTTCTTCTACTTATTCTACAGATGTTGCTAAAGTAACTCAATCTCCTGTATTACACGTTAACGCTGACGATACTGAAGCTGCAGTAAGAGCATTCTTATTCGCTTTAGATTACCGTATGCATTTTGGTACAGATGTATTTATTGACTTAGTTGGATACCGTAAATACGGACACAACGAGGGAGATGAACCAAAGTTCACTCAACCAATCTTGTACAAGTTAATCTCTAAACACCCTAACTCTCGTAATATCTATAATGCTAGATTATTAGAGGATAAAGTGGTAGATGATGCTTTCGTTAAATCTTTAGAGAAACAATATAAAGATGCTTTAGAACAAGAGTTAAGCACTTCTCGTGAAAAAGAATTTGCTAAGGTTAGAACATTTATGGAAGAGAACTGGGATGGATTCCATATCGCAGGTCGTGACAAAATGGTAGCTGACTACGACACTAAAGTTTCTAAAGAGAAATTAACTGCAATTGCTGAAGTAATTACTGCATTGCCTGGTGATAAAAAATTCATCAATAAGGTGACAAGGCTTATCGGAGATAGAAAAGCTATGTTCTTCGAGAAAGATGCTTTAGACTGGGCTATGGGTGAGTTATTAGCGTATGGTACACTATTGACAGATGGATACGATGTGCGTATGTCAGGTCAAGATGTAGAGCGTGGTACATTCTCTCACAGACATGCTGTAGTGAAAACAGAAGATACAGAAGAGTCAATCATCTTATTAAACCAATTAAAAGAGCAAAATGGTCAAATGAGAATATTCAACTCTCTATTGGCTGAGTACGCTGTTTTAGGTTTTGAGTATGGTTATGCATTGACTAATCCTAATACATTAACTATCTGGGAAGCACAGTTCGGGGATTTCTCTAACGGAGCTCAGATTATGATGGATCAATATATCTCTGCTGCTGAAGATAAATGGAGCAACCAGAACGGTATCGTGATGTTATTACCTCACGGATATGAGAATCAAGGTGCTGAACACTCTTCTGCTAGATTAGAGCGTTACTTACAGTTATGTGCTGAAAGTAATATGTTCGTAACGAATGTAACTACTCCAGCTAACTTCTTCCACTTAATGAGAAGACAAATGATCACTGACTTTAGAAAGCCATTAATCAATATGTCTCCTAAGAGTTTATTAAGACACCCAGCTGCGGTATCTTCTATCAGTGACTTTACAGATGGTAAATTCCAATATGTGATAGACGATGCTAATGTAAATGCTGCAGATGTAAAATCAGTGGTATTGTGTAGTGGTAAGTTCTACTACGACTTAGTAGCTAAGCGTGAAGAATTAGGTAGAAAGGATATCGCATTTGTTCGTATCGAACAATTATTCCCATTACCAATCGAGCAAATTGCTGAGGTATTAGCGAAGTATACTAATGCAGACGACTTCGTATGGGGTCAAGAAGAGCCACGTAACATGGGTGCTTATGGGCATATGTTAATGAACTTTGACTTGAAACCATTGCGTTATGCAGGTAACCAAGCATTTAGTGCGCCAGCTTCAGGAAGTTCTGTGCGTTCTAAAAAACGTTATGCAGAAGCTATCGCAAAAGTGTTCGACAAGAATTTATAA